A part of Silurus meridionalis isolate SWU-2019-XX chromosome 18, ASM1480568v1, whole genome shotgun sequence genomic DNA contains:
- the rerg gene encoding ras-related and estrogen-regulated growth inhibitor: protein MAKSPEVKVAVFGRAGVGKSALVVRLLTNRFIWEYDPTLESTYRHQASIDDEMVSMEILDTAGQEDLLQKEGHMRWGDGFVLVYDITDRRSFEDMAPLRSLLEEVRKPRHVPLVLVGNKADLEHARQVATEEGERLAADMACAFYECSACAGTAGAAGSAGTVAEAFHELCREVRRRRAVQGKSRRRSSTTHVKQAINKMLTKISS from the exons cgTTGGTGGTGAGGCTCCTGACCAACCGCTTCATCTGGGAGTATGACCCCACGCTGG AGTCTACATACAGACACCAAGCGAGTATTGATGATGAGATGGTCAGCATGGAGATTCTGGACACAGCAGGCCAG GAAGACTTGCTGCAAAAGGAAGGCCACATGCGTTGGGGTGATGGATTCGTTCTGGTCTATGACATCACCGACCGCAGGAGTTTCGAAGACATGGCTCCGTTGCGCAGCCTCCTGGAGGAAGTGCGGAAGCCGCGGCATGTGCCTCTGGTGCTTGTGGGCAACAAGGCTGACCTGGAGCACGCTCGCCAAGTGGCCACAGAGGAGGGCGAACGTCTGGCCGCCGACATGGCGTGCGCCTTCTACGAGTGCTCTGCGTGCGCGGGGACCGCAGGGGCTGCGGGGAGCGCCGGCACCGTGGCCGAGGCCTTCCACGAGCTGTGTCGCGAGGTCCGCCGTCGCCGCGCAGTCCAAGGAAAGAGCAGGCGCCGGAGCTCCACCACTCATGTCAAACAAGCCATCAACAAGATGCTCACCAAGATCAGCAGCTAG